The Anomaloglossus baeobatrachus isolate aAnoBae1 chromosome 10, aAnoBae1.hap1, whole genome shotgun sequence genome has a segment encoding these proteins:
- the CHRM4 gene encoding muscarinic acetylcholine receptor M4: MSSETGGAVTWEDAELFYNISTPRWPDRMENDTWANATGLPTQPANNTAEGKYQTMEMIFIATVTGSLSLVTVVGNILVMLSIKVNRQLQTVNNYFLFSLACADLIIGVFSMNLYSVYIIKGYWPLGPIVCDLWLALDYVVSNASVMNLLIISFDRYFCVTKPLTYPARRTTKMAGLMIAAAWLLSFALWAPAILFWQFIVGERTVEDRECYIQFLSNPAVTFGTAIAAFYLPVIIMTILYIHISLASRSRVRRHCPETKPEKKSKPISSMKSPLIKQTKSLPKSETVEVKAEGENGIRNGKLEKSLTNLQSVDEKETSNESSSASMTHNPQEKQANDPSSGVVLAPTQSLQQLHPRVGAASKWSKIKIVTKQTGNECVTAIEIVPECSIPLHKDSNLPNSRPANVARKFASIARNQVRKKRQMAAREKKVTRTIFAILLAFIVTWTPYNVMVLINTFCETCIPETVWYIGYWLCYVNSTINPACYALCNATFKKTFKHLLMCQYKNIGTAR, translated from the coding sequence AGCTTTTCTACAACATATCGACTCCTCGTTGGCCAGACAGAATGGAAAACGACACCTGGGCGAATGCGACGGGCCTTCCCACCCAACCTGCCAACAACACCGCAGAGGGCAAGTATCAAACCATGGAGATGATCTTCATTGCCACCGTGACGGGTTCCCTCAGCTTGGTCACCGTTGTGGGTAACATCTTGGTGATGCTCTCAATCAAAGTCAACCGCCAACTACAGACAGTCAACAATTACTTTCTCTTCAGCTTGGCCTGTGCCGACCTCATCATCGGAGTCTTCTCCATGAACCTCTACTCCGTCTACATTATAAAGGGCTACTGGCCTCTTGGACCCATTGTGTGCGATCTATGGTTGGCATTGGACTACGTGGTCAGTAATGCCTCCGTGATGAACCTTCTGATCATTAGCTTTGATCGATATTTCTGCGTTACCAAACCCTTGACCTATCCAGCTCGAAGAACCACCAAGATGGCGGGATTGATGATTGCTGCGGCTTGGCTTCTTTCCTTTGCACTCTGGGCACCCGCAATACTGTTTTGGCAATTTATTGTGGGTGAGAGGACAGTGGAAGATAGGGAGTGCTATATTCAGTTTCTCTCCAACCCTGCAGTTACTTTCGGCACGGCCATAGCTGCCTTCTATCTTCCCGTGATCATCATGACCATCCTCTATATTCACATCTCATTGGCCAGCAGAAGCCGAGTCCGCCGGCATTGTCCAGAGACCAAACCAGAGAAAAAGAGTAAACCCATAAGCTCCATGAAGAGTCCTCTGATCAAGCAGACAAAGAGTCTTCCTAAATCCGAGACAGTGGAAGTGAAGGCCGAAGGCGAGAATGGCATAAGAAATGGCAAGCTAGAGAAGTCATTGACCAACCTTCAATCGGTGGATGAAAAAGAGACCTCGAATGAATCTAGTTCCGCTAGCATGACCCATAACCCTCAGGAAAAGCAAGCGAATGATCCGTCTTCTGGTGTCGTCTTGGCTCCGACTCAAAGCTTGCAACAACTGCATCCAAGGGTTGGTGCTGCCTCAAAGTGGTCCAAAATTAAAATTGTGACCAAGCAGACAGGTAATGAGTGTGTAACGGCTATCGAGATAGTTCCCGAATGTTCTATACCTCTGCACAAAGACTCCAACCTGCCCAACTCTCGACCAGCCAATGTGGCGAGGAAATTCGCCAGCATAGCTCGCAATCAAGTTCGGAAAAAAAGACAGATGGCGGCTAGGGAGAAGAAAGTCACCAGGACCATCTTTGCTATACTGTTGGCCTTCATTGTTACTTGGACTCCTTACAACGTCATGGTCCTAATAAACACTTTCTGCGAGACTTGTATTCCAGAAACTGTGTGGTACATAGGCTACTGGCTCTGCTACGTGAACAGTACGATAAACCCAGCTTGTTATGCCTTGTGTAACGCTACCTTCAAAAAGACCTTCAAACATCTCCTCATGTGTCAGTATAAGAACATCGGCACGGCCAGATAG